Proteins found in one Etheostoma spectabile isolate EspeVRDwgs_2016 chromosome 14, UIUC_Espe_1.0, whole genome shotgun sequence genomic segment:
- the fbxl6 gene encoding F-box/LRR-repeat protein 6, with amino-acid sequence MDSPEAEASTHSERREDTAPSTSNTSGQGEDGPKPKKASFKRTTGKPANAKAKKHKKARVSRPAQLGYTVHQGEDMLLVISSSTSQYDGSAWTLPKKGSKRRKLAKVKLKANQIKKKKTVRVKPKPANNPVAKEKEDTHLFMLQNTTDHRWGQSLPEEVLISIFQMVVVQDGAVPFLCRAGRVCRLWNAAASSPVLWRKVTVGHCWIAPGKTQLPKTEKNIKDTVNWLAQNRFSQLRDFSLCHWTKNVTYAVEVVSQFCPQLHSLKLSYCTGLTATAFHSLGLHSRSLQSIDLQYSEFQVEGLLEYLENNGIQIKQILFTHGLKNDRLLTAITKGNCPNLELLEVNTKLDSKGCELPICIQALQMACPKLKTFRMLNVRPLHKMMRNAADSKLGFPLLEELCIATTSYSFMTDKDLWDILFGSTRLRVLDLRGCSRITSFGLATLPCLELECLFWGQYFNSNVTLSSPKKGLHMVTQKWSRTLQQLDIANQLFTEEDLEIAMSHLAQVTEADTLRSLNLSGTRITPPALRPVIGQMTALSYLNLSSCRYLPRGMKRIYRGQEDIRLLLDKLE; translated from the exons ATGGATTCCCCTGAAGCAGAGGCTTCAACCCACAGtgaaagaagagaagacacTGCACCAAGCACATCAAATACATCAGGTCAAGGAGAAGATGGACCAAAGCCAAAAAAGGCTTCTTTTAAGAGGACCACTGGTAAGCCTGCAAATGCAAAAGCCAAGAAGCATAAAAAGGCCAGAGTCTCCAGGCCGGCCCAGCTTGGCTACACTGTGCATCAAGGCGAAGATATGCTTCTTGTCATATCAAGTTCTACTTCTCAGTATGATGGTTCAGCCTGGACTCTCCCAAAGAAGGGAAGCAAAAGGAGGAAGCTAgctaaagtaaaattaaaagctAATcagattaagaaaaaaaagacagtccgTGTCAAGCCTAAACCAGCAAACAATCCAGTTGCCAAGGAAAAAGAGGACACTCATTTGTTTATGCTGCAGAACACAACAGATCACAGATGGGGTCAAAGTCTTCCCGAGGAGGTGCTAATCAGTATTTTTCAGATGGTGGTTGTCCAAGATGGCGCTGTACCATTCCTATGCAG GGCGGGCAGAGTTTGTCGTCTGTGGAACGCTGCTGCCTCCAGTCCCGTCCTGTGGCGTAAAGTGACTGTGGGTCACTGCTGGATTGCACCAGGGAAAACCCAGCTACCTAAAACTGAGAAGAATATTAAGGACACTGTTAACTGGCTGGCACAGAACAG ATTCTCTCAGCTACGagacttctctctctgtcactggACAAAGAATGTTACCTATGCAGTAGAG GTTGTGTCGCAGTTCTGCCCTCAGCTTCACTCCCTCAAGCTCTCCTACTGCACAGGCCTGACTGCAACAGCCTTCCACAGCCTTGGTCTGCACAGCCGGTCTCTGCAGAGCATCGATCTCCAGTATTCAGAG TTTCAGGTTGAGGGACTCCTGGAGTACCTTGAAAATAATGGGATCCAGATCAAGCAAATTTTGTTCACTCATGGTTTAAAGAATGACAGACTGCTGACTGCCATCACT AAGGGAAATTGTCCTAATCTGGAGTTGTTGGAGGTCAACACAAAGCTGGACAGTAAAGGCTGTGAACTTCCCATTTGCATCCAGGCACTACAGATGGCGTGCCCTAAACTGAag ACCTTCCGGATGCTGAATGTCAGGCCTCTGCATAAGATGATGCGTAATGCTGCAGATTCAAAATTAGGCTTCCCGTTATTGGAAGAGCTGTGTATCGCAACCACCTCTTATTCCTTCATGACCGACAAAGATTTGTGGGACATCCTCTTTGGCTCCACCAGGCTGCGGGTGTTGGACCTGCGAGGCTGTTCTCGAATCACATCATTCGGTCTCGCAACACTACCCTGTCTTG AGCTTGAATGTCTGTTCTGGGGACAGTATTTCAACAGCAATGTTACGTTGTCATCACCTAAAAAGGGGCTTCACATGGTGACCCAGAAATGGAGTCGAACACTGCAACAGCTTGACATCGCAAATCAGCTCTTCACAGAGGAGGACTTGGAAATAGCGATGAGTCACCTTGCTCAGGTCACAGAGGCAGATACCCTGCGTTCACTAAACCTGAGCGGGACCAGGATTACACCACCTGCCCTCAG ACCAGTCATTGGCCAGATGACTGCTCTTAGCTACCTCAACCTTTCATCCTGCCGTTATCTTCCGAGGGGAATGAAGCGAATTTACCGTGGCCAAGAAGACATTCGCCTGCTACTGGACAAATTGGAGTAG
- the slc52a2 gene encoding solute carrier family 52, riboflavin transporter, member 2 — protein MAGRWWSSAAVTHVLVALFAMGSWISVNSLWLELPVVVNVLPEGWNLPAYISVLIAFGNIGPIVVTITHHCAPGRLNERLVIHCIQVLAVVASGFLAVFWSHTVTIAEEKRSLVFLLITFVLSFVCCTSNVTFLPFMFSYPPQYIRTFFIGQGFSALFPCIVALGQGVGKLECKTVNSTVQPEYLEENFPVQNFFWFLCVMLSISALSFQALMQRRIESQENAPPQESDTSAAGKNGEETHPLHNGGTPVSEDQVQVEEQPQTFWTQRNIYLLSLLAVSNALTNGVLPSVQSFSYLPYSTMTFHLSVVLGNIANPLACFVAMFFILRSSTGLGFLSLAGGVFAAYLLALAALSPCPPLLGNHAGVALVVISGIFFTGIFSYLKVVIGTLLHEAGHSALLWCGISIQAGSLIGALTMFPLVSVYHVFKEAKACVDNCSKHE, from the exons ATGGCTGGAAGATGGTGGAGCAGCGCGGCGGTAACCCACGTGCTGGTGGCTTTGTTCGCCATGGGCTCCTGGATTTCCGTAAACAGTCTGTGGCTCGAGCTCCCGGTGGTTGTCAACGTGCTGCCTGAAG GGTGGAACCTGCCAGCCTATATCTCAGTGCTGATAGCGTTTGGGAACATTGGTCCAATAGTAGTGACCATCACACACCACTGTGCTCCAGGACGTTTGAACGAACGCCTCGTCATCCACTGCATCCAGGTGCTGGCCGTGGTAGCCTCGGGTTTCCTGGCTGTCTTCTGGTCACACACCGTCACAATCGCTGAAGAAAAAAGGTCCCTGGTGTTCCTGCTCAtcacctttgtgttgtcttttgtttgcTGTACGTCCAACGTCACCTTCCTGCCTTTTATGTTCAGTTACCCCCCTCAGTACATTCGTACTTTCTTCATTGGCCAGGGCTTCAGCGCCTTGTTTCCTTGTATTGTGGCCTTAGGGCAAGGCGTTGGGAAGCTGGAGTGTAAAACTGTAAATAGCACAGTGCAGCCAGAGTATTTAGAAGAGAACTTTCCCGTACAGAACTTCTTCTGGTTCTTGTGCGTCATGCTGTCAATCTCAGCGCTGAGTTTCCAGGCTTTAATGCAAAGGCGGATAGAGTCACAGGAAAATGCACCGCCCCAGGAGTCTGACACTTCAGCAGCAGGAAAGAATGGAGAGGAAACACACCCGCTACACAACGGAGGGACACCGGTGTCTGAGGATCAGGTGCAAGTGGAGGAACAGCCACAGACATTTTGGACACAGCGGAACATCTACCTGCTGTCTCTGCTCGCAGTCTCCAACGCCCTCACCAACGGGGTCCTGCCGTCTGTACAGAGTTTCTCCTATTTGCCTTATAGCACCATGACCTTTCACCTCTCTGTGGTCCTTGGCAACATAGCCAACCCCCTGGCCTGCTTTGTAGCTATGTTTTTTATCCTGAG gtCCTCTACTGGTCTGGGCTTCTTGTCTTTAGCAGGCGGAGTATTTGCTGCGTATCTCCTGGCGTTAGCAGCACTTAGCCCCTGTCCTCCACTCCTGGGAAACCATGCTGGTGTGGCTTTAGTG GTCATCTCAGGGATATTCTTCACCGGCATCTTCTCCTATCTAAAGGTTGTGATTGGGACTTTGCTTCACGAGGCGGGTCACTCTGCCCTGCTGTGGTGCGGCATCTCTATCCAGGCCGGCTCCCTTATCGGAGCGCTCACCATGTTCCCTCTGGTCAGCGTATATCACGTGTTCAAAGAGGCCAAGGCATGTGTGGATAACTGCAGCAAGCACGAGTGA
- the LOC116701609 gene encoding plectin, which translates to MQRKASFILVDEATKLILKSTKTTRAGGKYHGTSVSLWELLYSKYITEEKRRELVQQYKSGSITIERFLEMILTIIQQQTTTTSSSSLVMCQPPETNVDSSTTTITTTVTEKTEVQSFHGIRKDVTATELLESKIINEDLYKNLTAGKVTVTEVSEMDSVRKYLKGTNSIAGVYLQSTKETLSIYEAKSRGLLTPGTSLVLLEAQAATGFVIDPVNNKKLSVEEAVAQRVVGKEWKNKLLSAERAVTGYKDPYTGKTISLFQALNKDLIVKDHGIRLLEAQIATGGIIDPVHSHRVPVQVAYTRGYFDEEMNKILSDADDDTKGFFDPNTQENLTYLQLVERCVTDPITGLSLLPLHK; encoded by the exons ATGCAAAGAAAGGCGAGTTTTATTCTTGTCGATGAGGCAACAAAACTAATTTTGAAATCTACAAAGACAACCAGAGCAGGAGGGAAATACCATGGCACATCAGTGTCTCTATGGGAACTGCTCTACTCCAAATACATCACtgaggaaaagaggagagagcTAGTGCAACAGTACAAGTCTGGATCAATCACAATTGAACGCTTCTTAGAAATGATCCTGACAATCATTCAGCAACAGAccacaacaacctcatcgtcaTCACTTGTCATGTGCCAACCACCAGAAACAAACGTGGATAGCAGCACAACCACCATCACCACTACAGTTACAGAGAAAACTGAAGTTCAAAGCTTCCATGGAATCAGAAAGGATGTCACTGCTACTGAGTTGCTTGAATCAAAAATCATCAATGAGGACCTCTACAAAAATCTTACTGCTGGAAAAGTCACAGTGACAGAAGTAAGTGAAATGGACTCAGTACGTAAGTACTTAAAGGGAACTAACAGCATTGCAGGAGTGTACCTTCAGTCCACCAAAGAGACCCTGAGTATATATGAAGCCAAAAGCAGAGGCCTGCTAACTCCAGGTACTTCTCTGGTTCTGCTGGAAGCCCAAGCTGCCACTGGCTTTGTAATCGACCCAGTAAACAACAAGAAACTTTCTGTAGAGGAAGCTGTGGCTCAAAGAGTGGTTGGCAAAGAGTGGAAAAATAAACTGCTTTCAGCAGAAAGGGCTGTTACAGGATACAAAGATCCCTACACTGGAAAGACAATTTCGTTGTTCCAAGCCTTGAACAAAGATCTCATTGTGAAAGATCATGGAATTCGTCTTCTAGAAGCGCAAATTGCCACAGGAGGCATAATTGACCCAGTGCACAGTCACAGAGTTCCTGTTCAGGTAGCATATACAAGAGGTTACTTTGATGAAGAAATGAACAAGATTCTGTCTGACGCTGATGATGACACCAAGGGCTTCTTTGACCCCAACACCCAAGAGAACCTCACCTATCTTCAGCTGGTTGAGAGGTGTGTCACTGATCCCATCACAG GCCTGAGCTTACTTCCGTTGCACAAGTGA
- the LOC116701606 gene encoding uncharacterized protein LOC116701606 translates to MEESQDFSLCGKAAVTENNLRDEYYWKLVADFIGAQSGEGLELEKAPCRNRVLIQVGLMREENNFPWLAVLDWLKKTFPSHQSADFRRLIERGIATTLSLGSIARRTFLESDVNFNFVGPICDSIGVERQHLLEMRDFSERAQSIEVTNGLILELCNFVTRERIAPVVLVTWLKNFNPEYCKNGDIQKAYKVLRTKIKKLKQYCRNYETRSHRRNAVMENVLQSPFELVRKKMPRLIAKKRIKKDETINYEKVTIKQEYESYEIMQDEEPEMNRLKDVSMRDESDEDLDESKSEEETSVNKQEALTLLDIAMVSVQKMSGVYGGKNEACKQVCLDLLRNQYALTCREHPAMLEFERKLDTFSEDISLVYPAVFLNCNANFLVDVYDAVEKQIMNFEREIILSMGEKLGRDKLPKFKNFVNMSESATSRYIHMACDILSPSTRATQNYRKHWEAFCEEKNNPSRLTAKQSNRFKNYFEAAAGLIHHHKEMALFFSDLLSMDNDECPNIILECVATDANDSVIQSLVCVLAIVYCKIVGPYWQLLKSGGEYSLFSQYILCLYQKYLDWSKDPSTLLEPEGATNVFLQFPLQEKTFHGVFHFCGQWRTNRDLIRACLKRIIKVIAAVTEEHLKDFLPGGPFSQVPSPDLSLKLVNCTFSVLMAEYPSGHADPYKKEKSPKSSKRSYKSLDSSQEDDGRSGSSDDVGSDESSGWHAKRNTHTGQKEDYSPQMKKGISIKKEKVPKVHEELEENMDRDYIIATVNRNGGPCKSQQDVDKMLLRFDGKPRAEKREAMRCEILYHKMILNNPDPNLCCDFHNSTQMVLKLKLALPRVKPGYSLVWAPRKTKIKPVFQDATDAATGYGENSHP, encoded by the exons ATGGAGGAGAGCCAAGATTTCTCACTTTGTGGTAAAGCCGCTGTAACTGAAAATAATttga GAGATGAGTACTATTGGAAGCTTGTTGCAGACTTCATTGGTGCTCAATCAGGAGAAGGACTGGAGCTGGAAAAGGCGCCATGCAGGAACAGAGTTTTGATTCAAGTAGGACTTATGAGAGAGGAAAATAATTTCCCATGGCTTGCCGTTTTAGATTGGCTCAAGAAAACTTTCCCCAGTCATCAGTCAGCTGACTTCCGTCGTTTGATTGAAAGAGGCATCGCGACAACCTTGAGTCTGGGAAGTATCGCGAGGCGGACTTTCCTGGAGTCAGACGTCAACTTTAACTTTGTTGGCCCAATATGTGATAGCATCGGAGTTGAACGacaacatcttttggaaatgagGGATTTTTCAGAGCGAGCGCAGTCAATCGAAGTCACAAACGGTTTGATTCTCGAGTTATGCAACTTTGTCACCAGGGAGAGAATTGCGCCAGTGGTTCTAGTTACTTGGCTTAAGAACTTCAACCCTGAGTATTGTAAGAATGGGGACATTCAAAAGGCATATAAAGTCCTTAGAACCaagataaaaaagttaaaacagtaTTGCCGGAATTATGAAACGAGGAGTCACAGGAGAAATGCTGTGATGGAAAATGTGCTTCAAAGTCCATTTGAACTGGTGCGGAAAAAAATGCCACGATTAATTGCGAAGAAACGCATTAAGAAAGACGAAACAATAAATTATGAAAAAGTTACAATCAAGCAGGAGTACGAGAGCTATGAAATCATGCAAGATGAGGAGCCCGAGATGAACAGACTGAAAGACGTCTCTATGCGCGATGAAAGTGATGAGGATTTAGATGAATCCAAGAGTGAAGAGGAAACCTCAGTTAACAAACAAGAGGCTCTGACTCTACTTGACATTGCAATGGTGTCCGTCCAAAAGATGTCAGGAGTGTACGGCGGAAAAAACGAAGCATGTAAGCAAGTTTGCTTAGATCTCCTCAGAAATCAGTATGCTCTTACATGCAGGGAGCATCCAGCCATGTTAGAATTTGAGAGAAAACTGGACACATTCAGTGAAGACATTTCACTTGTTTATCCCGCGGTGTTTTTAAACTGCAACGCCAACTTCCTCGTTGACGTCTATGATGCCGTGGAGAAGCAGATTATGAACTTTGAAAGAGAGATAATTCTGTCGATGGGAGAGAAACTGGGCCGCGACAAGCTTCCAAAGTTCAAGAACTTTGTGAATATGTCAGAGAGCGCCACCTCGCGCTACATCCACATGGCTTGTGATATCTTAAGCCCGAGCACCCGTGCCACCCAAAACTACAGGAAACACTGGGAAGCAttttgtgaggaaaaaaataatccatCCAGACTTACGGCAAAACAGTCGAACCGATTCAAAAACTACTTTGAAGCTGCAGCGGGTCTTATCCACCATCACAAAGAGATGGCTCTTTTCTTCTCTGATTTGCTGTCGATGGACAACGACGAATGCCCAAACATTATTCTGGAGTGTGTTGCCACTGATGCTAATGATTCGGTGATACAGAGCCTTGTATGCGTTCTTGCCATTGTCTACTGCAAAATCGTCGGCCCTTACTGGCAGCTTCTGAAAAGCGGAGGAGAGTACTCGCTCTTCAGCCAGTACATACTCTGTCTCTACCAAAAGTACCTTGATTGGTCCAAAGATCCTTCAACACTGCTGGAACCTGAAGGGGCCACCAATGTTTTTCTGCAGTTCCCATTGCAGGAGAAAACTTTTCATGGAGTGTTTCATTTCTGTGGCCAGTGGCGCACGAATAGAGACCTAATCAGAGCGTGCTTGAAGAGGATAATAAAGGTGATTGCAGCGGTCACTGAGGAACACCTTAAGGATTTCCTTCCAGGGGGACCATTTTCCCAAGTTCCTTCACCTGATTTGAGCTTAAAACTTGTAAATTGCACGTTCTCTGTCTTGATGGCAGAATATCCCTCAGGCCATGCAGACCcttacaaaaaggaaaaatctccaaagtcCTCCAAACGCTCTTACAAGAGCTTGGACAGCTCTCAGGAAGACGATGGCCGATCTGGCTCATCTGATGATGTTGGCTCTGATGAATCTTCCGGTTGGCATGCCAAGAGGAATACACACACTGGCCAAAAAGAGGACTACAGTCCTCAGATGAAGAAAGGTATcagtattaaaaaagaaaaggtaccAAAGGTACATGAAGAGCTTGAGGAGAACATGGATAGGGATTACATAATCGCCACAGTGAACAGAAACGGAGGGCCATGCAAGTCCCAGCAGGATGTCGACAAAATGCTGCTGCGTTTTGATGGCAAACCCAGAGCGGAGAAACGGGAAGCGATGCGTTGTGAAATCTTGTACCATAAAATGATACTAAACAACCCAGACCCAAACTTGTGTTGTGATTTCCACAACAGCACACAAATGGTGTTAAAGCTGAAGCTCGCACTTCCTCGTGTCAAACCTGGGTACTCTCTTGTTTGGGCGCCGAGAAAGACCAAAATAAAGCCTGTGTTCCAAGACGCAACAGATGCTGCCACTGGTTACGGTGAAAACAGCCACCCATGA
- the slc52a3-2a gene encoding riboflavin transporter 2 yields MSLLTHLLACLFGMGSWVSINGLWVELPLMVPQIPEGWYLPSYLSVLIQMANVGPLFVTLMHRFRPGALNEAAVIYAIIGLGTVASFLLGFFWKETVVVAGVPRSVALLVLTFFLAAVDCTSSVTFLPFMMRLKTQYLTTYYIGEGVSGLLPALVALIQGVGVVHCMNTTQSLNHTLNSSDSSVTFDLVAQYQPANFSAEVFFFFLSAMMLVCLVAFLLLNYHPSVAREHPSGQYTNGVKKKSQRNRRWAEQKPMMDPYQSPIQKRRSSFGTGSYSWTQVFYIFVILAWVNALTNVVLPSVQSYSCLPYGNKAYHLSATMAAVSNPLACFFALFFPIRSLLLMGVLTVMGSGVGAYIMGMAVLSPCPLLADETSGGVIIVLAWILFVLTLSYVKVIIGVILRDEGHSALVWCGAVVQLGSLLGAVTMFPVVSVYSYFSSGDPCNTKCP; encoded by the exons ATGTCCCTTCTCACCCACCTGTTGGCGTGTCTGTTTGGGATGGGCTCCTGGGTCTCCATCAACGGCCTGTGGGTGGAGCTGCCCCTGATGGTCCCCCAGATCCCAGAGGGTTGGTACCTGCCGTCGTACCTCTCCGTCCTCATCCAGATGGCCAACGTTGGGCCTCTCTTCGTCACCCTGATGCATCGCTTCCGGCCCGGCGCCCTGAATGAAGCAGCTGTCATATATGCGATCATTGGCCTGGGAACTGTGGCAAGCTTCCTGCTGGGCTTCTTCTGGAAGGAGACTGTCGTAGTGGCCGGTGTTCCTCGCAGCGTAGCCCTCCTCGTCTTAACTTTCTTCCTCGCTGCTGTCGACTGCACTTCCTCCGTCACCTTCCTGCCATTCATGATGCGTCTCAAGACTCAGTACCTGACCACCTACTACATTGGGGAGGGTGTGAGCGGCCTGCTGCCTGCTTTAGTGGCTTTGATTCAGGGAGTTGGAGTGGTCCACTGCATGAACACCACCCAGTCTCTGAACCACACCCTGAATTCTTCCGACAGCTcggtgacctttgaccttgtGGCTCAGTATCAGCCAGCCAACTTCTCAGCTGaggtgtttttcttcttcctcagtGCCATGATGCTGGTGTGCCTGGTGGCGTTCCTGCTGCTGAACTACCACCCATCTGTGGCCAGGGAGCATCCCAGCGGTCAATACACCAACGGAGTGAAGAAGAAGTCTCAAAGAAACAGGAGGTGGGCGGAGCAGAAGCCCATGATGGATCCATACCAATCTCCAATCCAGAAGCGCAGAAGCAGCTTCGGTACTGGCTCTTACAGCTGGACGCAGGTGTTTTATATCTTTGTGATCCTGGCCTGGGTGAACGCTCTGACCAACGTGGTGCTTCCCTCGGTGCAGTCCTACTCATGCCTGCCGTACGGGAACAAGGCCTATCACCTATCAGCCACCATGGCTGCTGTGTCCAACCCTCTCGCCTGCTTCTTCGCCTTGTTCTTCCCTATTAG GTCGCTGCTGTTGATGGGCGTTCTCACAGTCATGGGCAGTGGTGTTGGAGCTTATATAATGGGCATGGCAGTGCTGAGTCCATGTCCACTCCTGGCTGATGAAACATCAGGGGGTGTCATCATT GTGTTGGCCTGGATCCTGTTTGTTCTCACTCTGTCCTATGTGAAGGTGATCATCGGGGTGATCCTGCGCGACGAGGGCCACAGCGCCCTTGTGTGGTGTGGAGCTGTGGTTCAGCTGGGCTCTCTGCTGGGGGCTGTGACCATGTTCCCAGTGGTCAGTGTGTACAGCTACTTTTCATCAGGGGACCCATGCAACACCAAATGTCCCTAA